One window from the genome of Camelus bactrianus isolate YW-2024 breed Bactrian camel chromosome 4, ASM4877302v1, whole genome shotgun sequence encodes:
- the ABHD17B gene encoding alpha/beta hydrolase domain-containing protein 17B isoform X1, which produces MLVRQKMNNLSFSELCCLFCCPPCPGKIASKLAFLPPDPTYTLMCDESGSRWTLHLSERADWQYSSREKDAIECFMTRTSKGNRIACMFVRCSPNAKYTLLFSHGNAVDLGQMSSFYIGLGSRINCNIFSYDYSGYGASSGKPTEKNLYADIEAAWLALRTRYGIRPENVIVYGQSIGTVPSVDLAARYESAAVILHSPLTSGMRVAFPDTKKTYCFDAFPNIDKISKITSPVLIIHGTEDEVIDFSHGLALFERCQRPVEPLWVEGAGHNDVELYGQYLERLKQFVSQELVREPKREYTLPRSAI; this is translated from the exons ATGCTGGTAAGGCAG aagatGAATAATCTTTCATTTAGTGAGCTGTGTTGCCTCTTCTGCTGTCCACCTTGTCCAGGGAAAATTGCTTCAAAATTAGCATTTTTACCACCTGATCCAACTTACACGTTGATGTGTGATGAAAGTGGAAGCCGCTGGACTTTACACCTATCAGAACGAGCGGACTGGCAATACTCTTCTAGAGAAAAAGATGCTATTGAGTGTTTCATGACTAGAACCAGTAAAGGCAACAGAATTGCCTGCATGTTTGTGCGTTGTTCACCCAATGCCAAATACACTTTACTCTTCTCACATGGAAATGCTGTTGATCTTGGTCAGATGAGCAGCTTTTACATAGGACTGGGATCACGGATTAATTGTAATATATTCTCATATGATTATTCTGGATATGGTGCAAGTTCTGGAAAACCAACAGAGAAGAACCTCTATGCAGACATAGAAGCTGCTTGGCTTGCTCTTAGAACAAG ATACGGCATTCGCCCTGAAAATGTGATTGTATATGGCCAGAGTATAGGGACAGTACCATCCGTGGATCTTGCTGCTCGGTATGAGAGTGCTGCTGTTATTCTTCATTCTCCTTTGACCTCAGGAATGCGAGTCGCTTTTCCTGATACTAAGAAGACCTACTGTTTTGATGCATTCCCAAA CATTGACAAAATCTCTAAGATAACCTCCCCAGTATTAATAATTCATGGGACTGAAGATGAAGTCATTGACTTTTCACATGGCCTCGCATTGTTTGAGCGTTGCCAAAGACCTGTGGAGCCTCTGTGGGTTGAAGGGGCAGGTCACAATGATGTGGAACTTTATGGACAGTACCTTGAAAGATTGAAACAGTTTGTGTCACAGGAACTG gtgagggagCCCAAAAGAGAATATACTTTGCCGAGGTCTGCAATCTAA
- the ABHD17B gene encoding alpha/beta hydrolase domain-containing protein 17B isoform X2 → MLKMNNLSFSELCCLFCCPPCPGKIASKLAFLPPDPTYTLMCDESGSRWTLHLSERADWQYSSREKDAIECFMTRTSKGNRIACMFVRCSPNAKYTLLFSHGNAVDLGQMSSFYIGLGSRINCNIFSYDYSGYGASSGKPTEKNLYADIEAAWLALRTRYGIRPENVIVYGQSIGTVPSVDLAARYESAAVILHSPLTSGMRVAFPDTKKTYCFDAFPNIDKISKITSPVLIIHGTEDEVIDFSHGLALFERCQRPVEPLWVEGAGHNDVELYGQYLERLKQFVSQELVREPKREYTLPRSAI, encoded by the exons ATGCTG aagatGAATAATCTTTCATTTAGTGAGCTGTGTTGCCTCTTCTGCTGTCCACCTTGTCCAGGGAAAATTGCTTCAAAATTAGCATTTTTACCACCTGATCCAACTTACACGTTGATGTGTGATGAAAGTGGAAGCCGCTGGACTTTACACCTATCAGAACGAGCGGACTGGCAATACTCTTCTAGAGAAAAAGATGCTATTGAGTGTTTCATGACTAGAACCAGTAAAGGCAACAGAATTGCCTGCATGTTTGTGCGTTGTTCACCCAATGCCAAATACACTTTACTCTTCTCACATGGAAATGCTGTTGATCTTGGTCAGATGAGCAGCTTTTACATAGGACTGGGATCACGGATTAATTGTAATATATTCTCATATGATTATTCTGGATATGGTGCAAGTTCTGGAAAACCAACAGAGAAGAACCTCTATGCAGACATAGAAGCTGCTTGGCTTGCTCTTAGAACAAG ATACGGCATTCGCCCTGAAAATGTGATTGTATATGGCCAGAGTATAGGGACAGTACCATCCGTGGATCTTGCTGCTCGGTATGAGAGTGCTGCTGTTATTCTTCATTCTCCTTTGACCTCAGGAATGCGAGTCGCTTTTCCTGATACTAAGAAGACCTACTGTTTTGATGCATTCCCAAA CATTGACAAAATCTCTAAGATAACCTCCCCAGTATTAATAATTCATGGGACTGAAGATGAAGTCATTGACTTTTCACATGGCCTCGCATTGTTTGAGCGTTGCCAAAGACCTGTGGAGCCTCTGTGGGTTGAAGGGGCAGGTCACAATGATGTGGAACTTTATGGACAGTACCTTGAAAGATTGAAACAGTTTGTGTCACAGGAACTG gtgagggagCCCAAAAGAGAATATACTTTGCCGAGGTCTGCAATCTAA
- the ABHD17B gene encoding alpha/beta hydrolase domain-containing protein 17B isoform X3: protein MNNLSFSELCCLFCCPPCPGKIASKLAFLPPDPTYTLMCDESGSRWTLHLSERADWQYSSREKDAIECFMTRTSKGNRIACMFVRCSPNAKYTLLFSHGNAVDLGQMSSFYIGLGSRINCNIFSYDYSGYGASSGKPTEKNLYADIEAAWLALRTRYGIRPENVIVYGQSIGTVPSVDLAARYESAAVILHSPLTSGMRVAFPDTKKTYCFDAFPNIDKISKITSPVLIIHGTEDEVIDFSHGLALFERCQRPVEPLWVEGAGHNDVELYGQYLERLKQFVSQELVREPKREYTLPRSAI from the exons atGAATAATCTTTCATTTAGTGAGCTGTGTTGCCTCTTCTGCTGTCCACCTTGTCCAGGGAAAATTGCTTCAAAATTAGCATTTTTACCACCTGATCCAACTTACACGTTGATGTGTGATGAAAGTGGAAGCCGCTGGACTTTACACCTATCAGAACGAGCGGACTGGCAATACTCTTCTAGAGAAAAAGATGCTATTGAGTGTTTCATGACTAGAACCAGTAAAGGCAACAGAATTGCCTGCATGTTTGTGCGTTGTTCACCCAATGCCAAATACACTTTACTCTTCTCACATGGAAATGCTGTTGATCTTGGTCAGATGAGCAGCTTTTACATAGGACTGGGATCACGGATTAATTGTAATATATTCTCATATGATTATTCTGGATATGGTGCAAGTTCTGGAAAACCAACAGAGAAGAACCTCTATGCAGACATAGAAGCTGCTTGGCTTGCTCTTAGAACAAG ATACGGCATTCGCCCTGAAAATGTGATTGTATATGGCCAGAGTATAGGGACAGTACCATCCGTGGATCTTGCTGCTCGGTATGAGAGTGCTGCTGTTATTCTTCATTCTCCTTTGACCTCAGGAATGCGAGTCGCTTTTCCTGATACTAAGAAGACCTACTGTTTTGATGCATTCCCAAA CATTGACAAAATCTCTAAGATAACCTCCCCAGTATTAATAATTCATGGGACTGAAGATGAAGTCATTGACTTTTCACATGGCCTCGCATTGTTTGAGCGTTGCCAAAGACCTGTGGAGCCTCTGTGGGTTGAAGGGGCAGGTCACAATGATGTGGAACTTTATGGACAGTACCTTGAAAGATTGAAACAGTTTGTGTCACAGGAACTG gtgagggagCCCAAAAGAGAATATACTTTGCCGAGGTCTGCAATCTAA